TGTTTCTTGACTTTGTGATGACTCTGCTCAATGTGACGGTTTGTCATGTCTCACTCTCACGCGTCTAAAGTCCTGCGCTCTAAGATGGCGTCCGCTAACGtgtcctcgtcctcgtccttGACCCTGGCGGCGTACTGGGACCTGGGTTCCCTGAGGTCGCTGTGGTTCCTGTTGCTTCTGCTGTTGTACGTGGCGGTTTTGGGCTGTAACCTCGTGGTCATCGCGGCCATCTTTGTGGACCGGAGTCTTCATCAGCCCATGTACGTGCTCATCTGCAACCTCCTCACGAACCAGCTCTGTGGAAGTGTCGCCATCTACCCTTTCCTCTTGTTTCAGCTGCTTCAGAGCACCCACGCCGTTTCGCACGCCGCATGCTTGGTCCAggtgttcttcctcttcttctatGGAAACGTGCAGATCATGACTCTCGCCGCGATGTCGTACGACCGCTACGTGGCGATCTGCTGCCCCCTGCAGTACCACAGGCGCATGTCATCTCAGAGGACACTCAGGCTCCTCCTACTCGTGtggctcctccccctgctcGAGGTCAGCTTCATGGTGTCCCTGAGCGCCCCCTTGAGGCTGTGTGGGAATCACATCTCTAAAGTGTACTGTGATAATTACTCTGTGGTGAAGTTGGCGTGCGGCGACACCACGTTGAATAACGTGTACGGTCTGATCTACACCTGTGTGGCCCTTCTGTCTGTGCCGGCCCTGATCCTCTACACCTACGTACGCATCATCAGAGTGTGCCTGAGCAGCGGCGCCAGCACGCGGCGTAAAGCCCTCAGCACCTGCGCGCCGCACCTGGCGTCTCTGCTAAACGTGACGCTGGCGTGTTTCTGTGAGGTGGTCATGACGCGCTTCAACGTGACCGCCGTGCCCAACGCCGTCCGAGTGGTTATGTCTCTGTACTTCATCACGTGTCCGCCGCTGTTCGACCCCCTCGTCTACGGCCTCGCTCTGAACAAAGTGCGACGCAGCTGCAGGGCTCTGCTGCTGCCCTGGAAACACTGAGTCTGACAcgggttaaaggttaaaggttaaaggttaaaggttaaaggttataACCCTGAGTCTGTTTAAGGTGATGTGATCGGTATTTGAATTTAAAGGTGTGTTCAGACCCCGCCGTCAAAAATGCCTCCAACGTGCGTCATGGACACTGTGGACGCACTTCGGAGACAAAAACTTGACATGCGTCCAGAGCGTCCAGTCTCTGCgagttttggatgttttgtttctgtGAACAGGGGGAGACAGTGGCTTTAGTGGGTTTATTACATAAGACCATCAATGGAGGCGATCGGCGGCGGCGTGTTGAGCTGGTGCGCCCAGCAGAATTAAGTTGCTGCTACTATGTGGCTGG
This Periophthalmus magnuspinnatus isolate fPerMag1 chromosome 13, fPerMag1.2.pri, whole genome shotgun sequence DNA region includes the following protein-coding sequences:
- the LOC117379935 gene encoding putative gustatory receptor clone PTE03, with translation MASANVSSSSSLTLAAYWDLGSLRSLWFLLLLLLYVAVLGCNLVVIAAIFVDRSLHQPMYVLICNLLTNQLCGSVAIYPFLLFQLLQSTHAVSHAACLVQVFFLFFYGNVQIMTLAAMSYDRYVAICCPLQYHRRMSSQRTLRLLLLVWLLPLLEVSFMVSLSAPLRLCGNHISKVYCDNYSVVKLACGDTTLNNVYGLIYTCVALLSVPALILYTYVRIIRVCLSSGASTRRKALSTCAPHLASLLNVTLACFCEVVMTRFNVTAVPNAVRVVMSLYFITCPPLFDPLVYGLALNKVRRSCRALLLPWKH